Genomic segment of Arachis hypogaea cultivar Tifrunner chromosome 16, arahy.Tifrunner.gnm2.J5K5, whole genome shotgun sequence:
GAACTTCAGCTTGTGTCCGTGGCCGAAGATGTTCCAATCAGTGGGTATGCTCCTCTACCGACAGAAACTGGCTTCCATGTTCGAGATGACAGCTATTACCGCCGAGTTTTTGAACCGACTTGGGGTCCCTTTACAAAGTATGAAAATTTCTGGAAGCAGGTGGGAGTGAAAACCCAACACTCAGTAGCCACACAATCTCCTGTTGAAGGCACGACCTCACAAGGTATGTATTCATAAGTTAATGGAGTTGGTGTTCATATTATGTTGGGCAAGTTGAAGCAAATACAATGTTGAGCGTATGCATGCTGTTTTTATTTTAATGCGGTGGTGTATGCAGATGCTGATGTCATACCCTTGTTGCAGGAGGCCGTTGCATCCTTGGAAGGCCGCGTGTCACAGTTTGAGGCTGAAAAGTTGGATCTTTTCATACAACTATCGAGGATAATCGAACAACTC
This window contains:
- the LOC112754587 gene encoding uncharacterized protein, producing MVPGSNQDCYVVFKGRHPGIYPTCEVAEPEVTEFSHNLHRRYPTYEAGWYEAGWKAWFEFSGGQVNGGSLSGGELQLVSVAEDVPISGYAPLPTETGFHVRDDSYYRRVFEPTWGPFTKYENFWKQVGVKTQHSVATQSPVEGTTSQDADVIPLLQEAVASLEGRVSQFEAEKLDLFIQLSRIIEQLSILFNLKECQK